The Primulina huaijiensis isolate GDHJ02 unplaced genomic scaffold, ASM1229523v2 scaffold206206, whole genome shotgun sequence genome has a window encoding:
- the LOC140966426 gene encoding uncharacterized protein, with the protein MNTCTAYKKRKFPAELLEMPLHKQLRGDQILKYDASRDSRKESEKFEINICSRGGESDVQSSKDSNSFQGDADFIMCAHLEAKTPNILPNKHPFNEPSTSSASWGGLNSDVGLDSTESRSFTKLSSGYAESLSISVSNYDDDLLEFERRAECSLSEDENDDMNAEKQLFNLLYSNGMAPSNYVLSSGRWSVDQGADNIEEGTKKQTIDKEFEQFFSELML; encoded by the exons ATGAATACCTGCACTGCAtacaagaaaagaaaatttccaGCCGAACTTCTTGAAATGCCTCTGCATAAACAACTACGTGGGGATCAAATCCTCAAGTATGATGCTTCACGCGATTCCAGAAAAGAGagtgagaagtttgaaattaaCATATGCTCCAGAGGAGGCGAATCAGATGTACAATCTTCAAAAGATAGCAATAGCTTCCAAGGGGATGCAGATTTCATCATGTGCGCGCACCTTGAAGCAAAAACTCCAAATATACTACCAAACAAACACCCATTTAACGAGCCCTCAACTTCATCTGCCAGTTGGGGTGGCTTGAATTCTGACGTGGGTCTTGATTCTACAGAGAGCAGATCATTTACCAAATTAAGTTCCGGCTATGCGGAATCATTATCCATAAGTGTATCAAATTATGATGATGACCTTCTAGAATTTGAACGACGTGCTGAATGTAGCTTATCTGAAGATGAAAACGATGACATGAATGCCGAGAAACAACTTTTTAATTTGCTGTATTCAAACGGGATGGCTCCTAGTAATTATGTTCTTTCATCTGGAAGGTGGTCTGTTGATCAAG GCGCAGATAATATCGAAG